The following nucleotide sequence is from Scheffersomyces stipitis CBS 6054 chromosome 4, complete sequence.
ATAGTTTGGTGTAACCGGTGTAATGATCAATAACGGAAGTGATAAATATTTTTGCAGTAGACTTATTGTATCTCCTAAATTGGAAAGGTCCGATAGTATCGCAACTCACACGTTCAAGTCTGCGCACAGCGGCGCGTTGAGTGTGATGATTGTGTGATGATTGTCTGACAGTAATACTGTTGCAGGTtatacaattcttcacaagATTCTTACTTGACTCGGTGTCGTCAACCGTGATGTGACCTTGCACTTCTAGGTTCAATAGGTTGGTAAGGGCCATATGATTGTACATTAGGTGATGATATACCCAATCATGTGGTCCATTAATATtgagttcaagttggggGATATTGCCAACATCGATATGCTtctcgttgaagaaacggACTGTGTTCTTCGAGAACAGTACATCCTTATCATTGGCAATATAAAGTCCATCATTTAGTGAACCTAAATAGTGTCTTACTTTGTTGTGAACAAGGTAGAAACCGTCGTCCTCAAAATGGAGGAAATACTTTTGCAATGCGAGTTGGCTGACGGAAACAAGTATAACCGGTATGTTGGGTATATACACAGCGTCTAGCTTAATGTGAAAGGGACTTGCCTCgagagtgaaaaatccttTCGCAAGAGCATATGCCTGATCTCCATTTGCAGTATTATAAACTTTCTCACGATCAGTAAGATTGTATCTGATATCAGATAAATATGTTAACAGATTAACAACGGTCCGAGTAGCGCCAGAGTCATAGCAGATCCTAGCACGTAACTTCGATTTATGTATTGGTGCGTCATCAACAAAGACTCGGAGATGGTTATTGAGACCACCGGAGCTTTAGTTGTGATTAACATTGTCCGTTTGTCTTCTGTGCGATTTCTGGTTATTCTCCAACAGCAGTTTATTTTGAGAATAATTATTATAGTTACTCCTGTCTTTTCTGTGTTTGGAATTCGTTCTTGATTTAGAGGAATCAGATAAAACTTTACCAGAGAAACCAGGTGTACtgatcattttcttttggaAAGTGTTGGGGGTAGGGTAATGAAAATTCTCCTTGGTCATAAATTCTTTATAATAGAAATTGGCCGTAGCGGCAGCTATTATACAATTGCCATCGTGTCTTTGGTTACAGTAGTGACTAATGGTGCCATATAGGTCGGAAGGAATACCGTCAATAAATTGAATTATACGGTCATAATCATGCGTGTTTTTGCCTCTCAATTCTGAGACATAGTCTTTACACAGTATATCGATTCGGTAGCGTCGTTGCACTTCCTCAAGTATAGACATCGTTTTAGCATCATCTGCATGCTCCGATGTGTACTCAATTAGATCTTCAAGGGTGACAGTATGATCTCGGGTAGCAGCAAGAATACTCAAAGTATTATTGCAATAAGGTGCAATGAGATCATCCTTCCAGCAATCGTAGTAGTATTTAAGTTCATTACCATGGAGTCCAGTTCTGGATTCGAAACTGTTCCAGTCTACTTTGAAGTTTGCCTTAGACAAAGCTTTATAGTCTGGGTCACTGTTTAGTTCCTGAAGAGCCCTGGACCAGAGTTCAACGCTGCTATCATTGAGCTTGGGTAattttctccaagattCATGAAAGCGTTTCTGAGACTTTCGAATCGTATCGTTAGTTCTTTCAAATAAATTGAATGTTTTTTCAGCAGAATGTTTACTTGATTTAAACGATGGAGAGTGTTCAATTTTAGGTGGAGCACTGATGTTTACACTTAAGTCATCATCAGCGAGCACCGAACTAGACTCAATACTAGATTGAATAAGATTAATATCACTATTAGTACTCGTAATGGTCGAAGAATCGTCAGTATTTCTCGAAACTCCTTTTCTGTTACCACTTTTCTCGGCAGAAATAAGCGTTAGGATATCATgaatttggttttgaagCAGTAGAAATTTAGCCTCAAATTCGTCTGATTGTTTctcaagcaattgattTGCTTGTTCCCTAATCGCTTCTGCGAGAAGACTTGCAGTGATGGGACTGAATGTCTGTTCTTCTGGCAGTTCCGATCTACCAGTCGACAGAGCATTTGTGGAAAAATTGGACATTTGAGATTTATTGATTGGATTCGACTTGActtttgacttctaatcTAATGGGAAGTAAACGTATATACAGGTCTAGAATTTCTATATGTACGGCTGCAATTCCCTTGGATAaaatttattcaaattttcagtataaaagaagagttaatatataaattatatattggaAACAGTCGGAAGCAACAGGAGCTTATATACCCTTGATATACCCCTGTTTTAGTATGGAATTTGTAACATTGCGCCATACTCTGTTTAACAATGAAtaaattcctttctttccaaggaAAGGACGATCCTGCATACTTTCCATCATAGTATACAAGGCACGTGACTTATAAGCATGAAAATATCGAAATTTATTGTTCCTATTTGTATGGGTAAAATGGACAGATGCGGTTGCTCTGATTCAGACCGTGTAGTAGTAATTGTAGCTATATACATCGTAACTAATTCGGCACCTACAAATTGGATTTTCTGAAATTGGGTCTGAAAACCATTCTTCCCTTGATAGCGttgttggccaacttcTCCATGTAGTTAGGCAACTGTTCCATGTCCACAACCTGGGCTACAGGCTTGATTCTGCCCAAGGAGATCCACTTCATACACTCAATTTGCTCCAAAGAAGTGCCTccgaaattgaagataatCTCGACATCTCTTCTTGCGAGCTCGAAGTTCAAAGTGCTCAACTTGTACCTTCCCAAGCCCACCATTACGATCTTTCCATGGTTTTTTACGTAGCTCTGACTGTTCTTAAAGGTGATGTCAATACCGACAAAGTCAAAACAGAGGTCAAAGCTCTCTATTGAATGACTGGAGTCCCCGATGTTGGCGTAGGTTTCCGCTGCTCCAAGGCCCTTGGCCAATTCTCtactttcttccttgatgTCGCAGGCGACGATATTGCAGTTGtagctcttcaagatctggaCAGCATTCAAACCAAGACCACCCAAGCCCTGGACCAACACTTTCGTGGTGGGATGGAGCAAGTCTCTGACTTTCTGAATTGCATGGAAGGGAGTCAAGACGGCATCAGTAGAAACAGCAGCGTCCTCGTAGCTCATGCCTTCTGGAATAGGCAATAACGTTCTCAAGTTGTCGATCAACAAGTATTGCTGGAACCCTCCGTCGCAATTCAATCCGTAGGCCATTACAGAATTTCCACAAGCGTTATCTACACCTCCCCGGCACATCTCACACTCTCCACATGCTTTGGCGATCGTCACAGCGAAGCGGCCACCGATTTCGTAGATATCGGATTTTTCGAGGTTCTTTCCGACTTGGACAATCTGGCCAGCAATCTCATGACCCATTACCATCTTAGGTTCACCTTTACCGCCTGCAAGAGGGCCAGAAAGGAGGATGTTGTGGTCGCTATGGCACATACCAGCAGCCTcgatcttcaacaaaaccTGGTTATCTCCTGGGGTCTGCACTGGGTGGTTGGGGAAACATTGAATCGTCTTCTTGCCGGGGACATAACCGTAAGCAACTTGTGTTTTTGGGATGGACATGGTGAAATCGGCCTAAAGTGGGAAGAGGCAGAGAGATAGCTTTTAGATATATATTTGGCACTTTTAAGTGAAAATACTAGCACTGGTAAGTTGTTGCGTTacctgaaaaattgagaCGAAAATTTGACGAAATGCGGGGTTGATGCGACTATTGGGTTAATCCGAAAACTGAGATCACCTATAAAAGTCAATTGGCTTTATGGAATTAGTTGAAAACTAAACTTAGGCTGAGTATATGAAAGAAATACGGCCTAAAAATGTAGAGAATGGGTAGGCTCTGTGGAATATTCAGACTATTTATGGAGTTAGTCGAAAATGTGTCGAAGCGGAGATTCGGTACCTGAAAGGCATTTCCGACTAGAGTGAGGGGCATACAAATAGGATAGGTGAAAGCGATTTCCCAGTAGCTTTCTCTCTTTGAGATCGGATATCGGAAAAAAGTAGGCCCAGTCGAGGGGTAGGTCatattgttggagaataGGTGAAAAATACTCGGTGagtattcttcaatagaGTGTTCTCAATTTCCGTAGGTGCCgttgattgcaaaatttgaGGTGCCATCAAAGCATTGATATACAGAATTCGAATTTCCGCAGGTACCGTCGGCTGCAAAATGAATCGGAGAATATGGAATTACAaagaatattgaattgTACAGAATAAAGGCAAAGAATAATTAACATTGAACATGTAATGGACATAGTAGACGTAGACATTTAACGATACCAACTCTAAGGCATCTAGTCAAATTTAACAAGAATTGGACATTATATCCTTATAATCTAGAATATCTTCACATATTAATCAAGTATCTTTTATTAAATAAATAGATAATGCCAGAGGCCAAGGAGAAGTAAAACATATAATCAGAATGTCAATTTTTTTTagaattttcaacttttaATTTTGTTGTCATGACTCGTGTAAATGAA
It contains:
- the SAD1 gene encoding secondary alcohol dehydrogenase (SADH1) (go_function alcohol dehydrogenase activity, zinc-dependent; zinc ion binding); this translates as MSIPKTQVAYGYVPGKKTIQCFPNHPVQTPGDNQVLLKIEAAGMCHSDHNILLSGPLAGGKGEPKMVMGHEIAGQIVQVGKNLEKSDIYEIGGRFAVTIAKACGECEMCRGGVDNACGNSVMAYGLNCDGGFQQYLLIDNLRTLLPIPEGMSYEDAAVSTDAVLTPFHAIQKVRDLLHPTTKVLVQGLGGLGLNAVQILKSYNCNIVACDIKEESRELAKGLGAAETYANIGDSSHSIESFDLCFDFVGIDITFKNSQSYVKNHGKIVMVGLGRYKLSTLNFELARRDVEIIFNFGGTSLEQIECMKWISLGRIKPVAQVVDMEQLPNYMEKLANNAIKGRMVFRPNFRKSNL
- the HMC3 gene encoding hypothetical protein (hypothetical multicopy protein occurs in multiple copies through genome), producing the protein MSNFSTNASSTGRSESPEEQTFSPITASLLAEAIREQANQLLEKQSDEFEAKFLSLQNQIHDILTLISAEKSGNRKGVSRNTDDSSTITSTNSDINLIQSSIESSSVLADDDLSVNISAPPKIEHSPSFKSSKHSAEKTFNLFERTNDTIRKSQKRFHESWRKLPKLNDSSVELWSRALQELNSDPDYKALSKANFKVDWNSFESRTGLHGNELKYYYDCWKDDLIAPYCNNTLSILAATRDHTVTLEDLIEYTSEHADDAKTMSILEEVQRRYRIDISCKDYVSELRGKNTHDYDRIIQFIDGIPSDLYGTISHYCNQRHDGNCIIAAATANFYYKEFMTKENFHYPTPNTFQKKMISTPGFSGKVLSDSSKSRTNSKHRKDRSNYNNYSQNKSSLENNQKSHRRQTDNVNHN